In the genome of Chrysiogenes arsenatis DSM 11915, one region contains:
- the dapE gene encoding succinyl-diaminopimelate desuccinylase, translated as MTSRSRHYLNQLLAISSLTGHEKQIADMTEALCAELVGAPNVVRVGHTVMASLIVNPAYETIILAGHLDTVNSVNQFHGQELSGKLYGLGTSDMKGGDAVIFALLEHFSTHSPHYNLRCIFYDREEGPYLENGLGPFMEQYGAELQTAQLAICLEPTSNRVQIGCLGTLHALVVFHGVRAHSARPWLGVNAIHRASQLLTALAVCNPVDYRFGELCYREVLSATTAEFSGARNIVPDRFALNLNYRFAPGKSTDQACAELEAFARKHGADEVIFTDVSPSGNVALDNPAIQELISLSQAAAEAKQAWTDVARFAALGIDAINFGPGIPEMAHKENEYIELDALERNYAVMVRFLAGGS; from the coding sequence ATGACATCACGCTCCCGCCACTATTTGAATCAACTACTGGCTATTTCCAGCCTTACTGGTCATGAAAAACAGATTGCAGATATGACGGAAGCGCTTTGTGCCGAATTGGTTGGCGCGCCGAACGTGGTGCGTGTTGGTCATACCGTTATGGCAAGTCTCATCGTCAATCCTGCGTATGAGACAATTATTCTCGCGGGGCATCTTGATACGGTGAATAGTGTCAACCAATTTCATGGACAGGAACTTTCGGGGAAGCTCTACGGGCTTGGCACGTCGGATATGAAGGGTGGCGATGCCGTCATTTTCGCGCTGCTGGAACATTTTTCGACGCATTCGCCCCATTATAATCTGCGTTGCATTTTTTATGACCGCGAAGAAGGGCCATATCTGGAAAATGGTCTTGGGCCATTTATGGAACAGTACGGAGCCGAACTCCAAACCGCGCAGCTCGCTATCTGCTTAGAGCCCACTAGCAATCGTGTGCAGATTGGTTGTCTTGGCACGCTGCATGCTTTGGTTGTGTTTCATGGCGTGCGGGCGCATTCGGCGCGTCCGTGGCTGGGCGTCAATGCGATTCATCGTGCCAGCCAACTCTTAACGGCTTTGGCGGTGTGCAATCCGGTCGATTACCGTTTTGGGGAACTCTGCTATCGCGAAGTGCTCAGTGCAACGACGGCGGAATTTTCCGGTGCGCGCAACATTGTCCCTGATCGTTTTGCGCTCAACCTTAACTACCGTTTTGCGCCGGGCAAGAGTACCGACCAAGCGTGTGCCGAGCTGGAGGCCTTTGCCCGTAAGCATGGTGCCGACGAAGTGATCTTTACCGACGTCTCTCCGTCTGGCAATGTGGCGCTGGATAATCCCGCCATTCAAGAGCTTATTTCCCTGTCGCAAGCCGCCGCCGAGGCCAAGCAGGCGTGGACGGATGTGGCGCGTTTTGCGGCACTTGGCATTGATGCGATTAACTTTGGCCCTGGAATACCGGAGATGGCGCACAAGGAGAATGAGTACATTGAACTTGACGCGCTGGAAAGAAATTATGCCGTGATGGTACGCTTTCTGGCAGGCGGCTCATAG
- a CDS encoding LolA family protein, which yields MIRKTLLATVTAFSLACLGSASVIDYLETLDDFSAEFTQATVASDGLTQSGSGELFVSRAVQATAWEYSQPERQKYLIRNNQLWLYLYEERELTIGTLEDGHGLDFAQLSRASLANQYTIIEETDTRLRLETLREPKMNITIELRDGKLHQVQIESATKEVTTLEFQQVLTNQILGESLFDPVIPVGWEVIRQ from the coding sequence GTGATACGTAAAACGCTCTTGGCGACGGTTACCGCTTTTTCTCTGGCTTGTCTGGGTTCGGCAAGCGTCATCGACTACCTTGAAACGCTTGATGACTTCAGTGCGGAGTTTACGCAAGCAACGGTTGCCAGCGATGGGCTCACGCAGTCGGGATCGGGTGAGCTTTTTGTCTCCCGCGCGGTGCAGGCGACAGCATGGGAGTACAGTCAGCCAGAACGGCAAAAATATCTGATTCGCAATAATCAACTGTGGCTTTATTTGTATGAGGAACGGGAACTAACGATTGGAACGCTGGAGGATGGCCACGGCCTTGATTTTGCGCAACTGAGTCGTGCATCACTTGCGAATCAATATACCATTATCGAAGAGACCGACACCCGTTTGCGACTTGAAACATTGCGCGAGCCCAAGATGAACATTACCATTGAGCTTCGTGATGGTAAGCTGCATCAAGTGCAGATTGAGAGTGCGACGAAGGAAGTGACGACGCTCGAATTTCAGCAGGTGCTCACCAATCAGATTCTTGGCGAATCCCTTTTTGATCCGGTTATTCCTGTTGGTTGGGAGGTTATCCGCCAATGA
- the htpG gene encoding molecular chaperone HtpG: MSAQTMEFKTEVKQLLDLMIHSLYSHKEIFLRELISNASDAIDKARYESLTNQALLEGGGDWKIELIADKEAGTLTIRDNGIGLTRDEAITALGTIAHSGTKEFMKALQSKEVKENPELIGQFGVGFYSSFMVADKVSVRSRKAGAANDQGIVWESSADGSYTIDTITKETRGTDVILYMKEEEKNLLDQWELRRIVRKYSDYIEHAICMEIDNYDDKGEKDGTKEDILNSRKAIWLKDKSEITAEEYKEFYKHVSHDFTDPAETIHYRAEGTNEFSALLYIPSRAPFDLFYKEYKIGPTLYVKRVQIMEHCEALMPVYLRFVKGVVDSSDLPLNVSREILQNNRMIEVIKKNITKRVLDALSHMKQNDFDKYLAFYKEFGKVLKEGIHYDATRKEAIAELLLFESSKTAAGEFTNLSDYVTNMPSDQNEIYYITGESRGEVASSPYLEAFRDKGYEVLFMYDEIDDYIITNLGEFKGKKFKSVIKGDIALDKDKEEQKKEAEKKYKLLIDLLKDRLKDDVGEVRLSGRLKDSACCLVAGETDMDPQMEKLLKSMGQEVPDTKRILELNSEHPVVAKMNALFEENKENPILGEYAEMLYDQALIMEGSKPKDPSRFAQRISRLMAGA, from the coding sequence ATGAGCGCACAAACGATGGAATTTAAAACCGAAGTCAAACAACTTCTCGACCTGATGATCCACTCACTGTACTCGCACAAGGAAATTTTCCTGCGCGAGCTTATTTCCAACGCTTCTGACGCTATCGACAAGGCTCGCTATGAGTCGCTGACCAATCAGGCACTCCTTGAAGGGGGCGGCGACTGGAAAATCGAACTGATTGCCGACAAAGAAGCAGGCACGCTGACCATCCGCGATAACGGCATTGGCTTGACGCGCGACGAGGCGATCACCGCCCTTGGCACGATTGCCCACTCTGGCACCAAAGAGTTCATGAAAGCGCTGCAAAGCAAAGAAGTGAAGGAAAACCCTGAACTGATAGGGCAGTTTGGCGTTGGATTCTACTCTTCCTTTATGGTGGCCGATAAGGTATCGGTACGCAGCCGCAAAGCCGGTGCCGCGAACGATCAAGGAATCGTGTGGGAATCATCGGCTGACGGCTCATACACCATCGACACCATTACCAAAGAAACACGCGGCACCGACGTTATCCTCTACATGAAAGAAGAAGAGAAAAACCTGCTCGATCAGTGGGAACTGCGCCGCATCGTCCGCAAGTATTCCGATTACATCGAACACGCCATCTGTATGGAAATCGATAACTACGACGATAAAGGCGAAAAAGACGGCACCAAAGAAGATATCCTGAACTCGCGTAAAGCCATCTGGCTCAAAGACAAAAGCGAGATCACCGCAGAGGAATACAAAGAGTTCTACAAGCACGTCTCGCACGACTTTACCGACCCCGCCGAAACCATCCACTACCGTGCCGAAGGGACGAACGAGTTTTCTGCACTCCTCTATATCCCTAGCCGCGCGCCGTTTGATCTCTTCTATAAAGAGTACAAAATCGGCCCAACGCTGTACGTCAAGCGCGTCCAAATCATGGAGCACTGCGAAGCACTGATGCCGGTTTACCTCCGCTTTGTCAAAGGAGTCGTTGACTCATCCGACCTACCGCTGAACGTTTCACGCGAAATTCTGCAAAACAACCGCATGATCGAAGTGATCAAGAAAAACATCACCAAGCGGGTGCTTGATGCGCTTTCGCACATGAAGCAAAACGATTTCGACAAATACCTCGCGTTCTACAAAGAGTTCGGCAAAGTGCTCAAAGAAGGAATTCATTACGATGCCACACGCAAAGAAGCCATTGCAGAATTGCTCCTCTTTGAATCAAGCAAAACGGCAGCGGGTGAATTCACCAATCTGAGCGACTACGTGACCAATATGCCGTCCGACCAAAATGAAATTTACTACATCACCGGTGAATCGCGCGGCGAAGTTGCCAGCTCGCCGTACCTCGAAGCGTTCCGCGATAAAGGGTACGAAGTGCTCTTTATGTACGACGAAATCGACGACTACATCATCACCAACCTTGGCGAATTCAAAGGGAAAAAATTCAAGTCCGTTATCAAAGGCGACATTGCCCTTGATAAGGATAAAGAAGAGCAGAAAAAAGAAGCCGAGAAAAAATACAAGCTTCTGATTGATCTGCTGAAAGATCGCCTGAAAGACGACGTCGGCGAAGTTCGCCTTTCTGGCCGCCTGAAAGATTCCGCGTGCTGCCTAGTGGCTGGCGAAACCGACATGGATCCGCAGATGGAAAAACTCCTCAAGTCAATGGGGCAGGAAGTTCCTGATACCAAACGGATTTTGGAACTCAACTCCGAACACCCCGTAGTCGCCAAAATGAACGCCCTTTTTGAAGAAAATAAAGAAAACCCCATCCTCGGCGAATATGCCGAAATGCTGTACGACCAAGCGCTGATTATGGAAGGCTCGAAGCCAAAAGATCCTTCGCGCTTCGCGCAGCGGATTTCTCGCCTGATGGCTGGCGCTTGA
- a CDS encoding SapC family protein: MMFQNPIAIDDQRTKTTKVRQITGFSHAADMHCCAVTVDEYERAARSLPIVFIKDNNGVWTSMCMLGMKQDVNLCVDADGNWAPNTYVPAWIRSYPFTFIRQDDNTLVPALEQAAFSLDPNEGTPLYNEAGEPTEFMNAALGFLKEYHEAQVRTRRFLMHMEKHDLFEQIYADLKVGEESFRLAGIYRLDEAKIAKLPADVLAELMTTGIYRLIATHLMSLSNLDTLAALYKQRSNYSAS, encoded by the coding sequence ATGATGTTCCAAAACCCCATCGCCATTGACGATCAACGCACCAAAACCACAAAAGTTCGCCAAATAACCGGTTTTAGCCACGCCGCCGATATGCACTGCTGCGCCGTCACCGTTGACGAATACGAGCGCGCAGCCCGTTCCTTACCCATTGTGTTTATTAAAGATAACAACGGCGTGTGGACGTCTATGTGCATGCTCGGCATGAAGCAAGACGTGAACCTGTGTGTCGATGCGGACGGCAATTGGGCACCGAACACCTACGTTCCCGCCTGGATTCGCAGCTACCCCTTTACCTTTATCCGTCAAGACGACAACACCCTTGTTCCGGCACTTGAGCAAGCCGCCTTCAGCCTTGATCCAAACGAAGGGACACCGCTCTATAACGAAGCTGGCGAGCCAACAGAATTCATGAACGCCGCCCTCGGATTTCTGAAGGAATACCACGAAGCGCAAGTGCGGACACGCCGCTTTCTGATGCACATGGAAAAACATGACTTGTTTGAGCAGATTTATGCAGACCTGAAAGTCGGCGAAGAGAGTTTCCGCCTTGCGGGAATCTATCGTCTGGATGAAGCCAAAATAGCGAAACTCCCTGCTGACGTATTGGCAGAACTGATGACGACTGGCATCTACCGCTTAATTGCCACACACCTCATGTCGCTGTCGAACCTCGATACGCTGGCAGCATTGTATAAGCAGCGAAGTAACTATTCAGCTTCATAG
- a CDS encoding NotI family restriction endonuclease, giving the protein MSRKRDLIEMFGYSPDDLTQSVRALWSMGGCPFTNKGCIKINHDQTITYGTCSVTSPYGDIIICPNRLYVNAYDVLAKVSQDAFGDDLPFLMYDQFIEKRALHSECIVALGKNSGREIQVGRSLSMDWVLAHISEAKLVGYVGIEVQSIDITGNYRDAWHAYKNFTKNSDRDTLPSSQHGLNWANVHKRLIPQIIRKSVVYSRSRLVKKGLYFILPDIVYQKFEEVVGSDIPLVDDLSHDTITVYTYELGGSVPHGSQRSLVQVRKLRFNLDEFSNRFISGPNLPSGEDLDQVVKRVLGVG; this is encoded by the coding sequence ATGAGTAGAAAAAGAGATTTAATTGAGATGTTTGGATACAGTCCTGATGACTTAACACAAAGTGTCCGAGCGCTTTGGAGTATGGGCGGATGCCCGTTCACTAATAAAGGCTGCATTAAAATTAATCACGATCAAACCATAACCTATGGAACGTGCAGTGTGACTTCGCCGTATGGCGACATTATTATTTGTCCAAACAGACTGTACGTTAATGCTTACGACGTTCTGGCTAAGGTAAGTCAAGATGCTTTTGGGGATGACTTACCGTTCTTAATGTATGATCAATTTATTGAAAAAAGGGCTTTGCATTCAGAATGTATTGTTGCACTCGGGAAAAATTCTGGAAGAGAGATACAAGTCGGTCGATCTTTATCAATGGATTGGGTTCTGGCACATATTTCAGAGGCCAAACTGGTTGGGTATGTAGGCATAGAGGTCCAGAGCATAGACATTACAGGGAATTATCGCGATGCGTGGCATGCCTACAAGAATTTCACAAAGAACAGTGATCGAGATACGCTCCCATCATCACAGCATGGCCTCAACTGGGCCAATGTTCACAAACGTTTAATACCCCAAATAATTCGAAAAAGTGTTGTGTATTCGAGATCAAGGCTGGTAAAGAAAGGCCTTTATTTCATATTGCCAGATATTGTCTACCAGAAATTTGAGGAGGTTGTTGGTAGTGATATTCCATTGGTTGACGATTTAAGTCATGATACTATAACGGTTTACACATATGAATTAGGCGGATCAGTACCTCATGGTAGTCAGAGAAGTTTAGTTCAAGTTAGAAAATTGAGATTCAATTTAGATGAATTTTCAAATCGTTTTATTTCAGGCCCAAATTTACCAAGTGGTGAAGATTTAGATCAAGTAGTCAAAAGGGTTCTTGGGGTTGGCTAA
- a CDS encoding DNA cytosine methyltransferase translates to MKKKLLVDLFAGAGGLSCGLEMAGFSPILANEIDPNYADTYKRNHSNTEVVVDDVREVCDRSLKKSLGLKVGELDLLAGGPPCQGFSINAPIRSLDDKRNHLFKDYLRIAEALKPKAVLIENVPGIVSLGKGTVVEQIYKELDRMGYSVAHRILFAGHYGVPQMRFRTTFIAIKGSGKKIIFPEPTYNATAVANFTGAKELCINIPPLFTQHLKAHTSVWDAISDLPEIEPGDANGIFDYPTEPKSEYQQILRIGSRRIENHICSKLGSINLERLKHIPQGGSWRDIPFDLLPAGLRRARRSDHTKRYGRLHPEGLCSTVLTKCDPHWGSFFHPVEDRVISVREAARIQSFPDSYIFYGSTTQQYEQVGNAVPPFLAKSIGETILKMIGDGDE, encoded by the coding sequence TTGAAAAAGAAACTTTTAGTTGATTTATTTGCAGGTGCTGGAGGCCTTTCATGTGGTTTGGAAATGGCTGGCTTTTCACCAATATTGGCAAATGAAATTGACCCAAATTATGCAGATACCTACAAGCGAAACCATTCAAACACAGAGGTTGTAGTCGATGATGTCCGAGAGGTCTGTGATAGAAGCTTGAAGAAAAGCCTTGGGTTGAAAGTTGGCGAGCTAGATTTGCTTGCAGGCGGGCCGCCTTGCCAAGGCTTCTCTATAAATGCGCCAATCCGAAGTCTTGATGATAAAAGAAATCATCTATTTAAAGATTATTTACGTATCGCAGAGGCTCTCAAACCCAAAGCTGTATTGATTGAAAATGTGCCCGGCATTGTATCTTTAGGAAAAGGAACAGTTGTCGAGCAGATTTATAAAGAGCTTGACAGGATGGGCTATAGCGTAGCCCATAGAATATTATTTGCAGGCCATTACGGAGTGCCGCAAATGAGATTCAGAACTACCTTTATTGCAATTAAAGGTAGTGGAAAAAAGATAATTTTTCCTGAGCCTACATATAACGCAACAGCAGTTGCCAATTTCACTGGTGCAAAAGAACTTTGCATTAATATCCCGCCGTTGTTTACGCAGCACTTAAAAGCCCACACAAGTGTATGGGATGCAATATCCGATTTGCCAGAAATAGAGCCGGGAGACGCTAACGGTATATTTGATTATCCAACAGAACCCAAAAGCGAATATCAACAAATTCTCCGCATAGGCTCTAGGCGCATTGAAAACCATATTTGCTCAAAGCTTGGCAGTATTAATTTAGAACGGCTTAAACATATACCGCAAGGTGGTAGCTGGAGAGATATTCCATTTGATTTATTGCCAGCGGGATTAAGGCGTGCGCGTCGAAGCGATCACACTAAGCGATATGGAAGACTTCACCCCGAAGGATTATGTTCAACGGTGTTAACTAAATGCGACCCGCATTGGGGAAGCTTCTTCCATCCGGTGGAGGATAGGGTTATATCTGTTAGGGAAGCTGCAAGAATACAATCGTTCCCAGATTCATATATTTTCTACGGAAGTACCACACAACAATATGAACAAGTAGGCAATGCGGTTCCACCGTTTTTGGCAAAATCAATCGGTGAAACTATATTAAAAATGATTGGGGATGGTGATGAGTAG
- a CDS encoding deoxycytidylate deaminase → MPHARPDWDQYFFNITREVARXAVVVVEKRIISTGYNGAPSGVRSSHEIGSCLRDERGIASGTHHEVCRGLHAEQNAILQAAKFGSSINGATLYCTHQPCSICAKMIIGAGIRAVKYLEAYPDELSEGYFQEAGVSMEQFTEAQAGE, encoded by the coding sequence ATGCCACACGCACGCCCCGATTGGGATCAATATTTTTTCAATATCACCCGCGAAGTTGCACGCCNGGCGGTAGTTGTGGTGGAAAAGCGGATCATTTCGACCGGTTACAACGGCGCACCTTCTGGAGTGCGCTCCAGTCATGAAATTGGCTCCTGCTTGCGTGACGAACGGGGCATTGCCAGTGGAACACATCACGAAGTGTGCCGTGGGCTACATGCCGAGCAAAACGCTATCTTACAAGCTGCAAAGTTTGGCAGTTCCATTAACGGCGCCACGCTGTACTGTACGCATCAGCCGTGTTCCATCTGCGCCAAAATGATTATTGGCGCGGGAATACGGGCGGTGAAATACCTGGAAGCCTATCCCGATGAGTTAAGCGAAGGGTATTTTCAGGAAGCGGGTGTAAGTATGGAGCAATTTACGGAAGCACAGGCTGGAGAGTAG
- the glyA gene encoding serine hydroxymethyltransferase has product MKFLKSSDREIFDILQEETLRQEHGIELIASENFVSQAVMEATGSTLTNKYAEGYPGKRYYGGCLSVDKAENLAIERAKKLFGVEYVNVQPHSGSQANMAAYMAVAEAGDTILGMNLAHGGHLTHGSPVNFSGKLYNIVAYGVTPDTNLIDYDEVHRLAKEHKPRIIVCGASAYPRTLDFPKFRAIADEVGATLIADIAHIAGMVATGLHPSPVGYAHIITTTTHKTLRGPRGGMVMTNDEELAKKINSRVFPGMQGGPLMHVIAAKAVAFKEALSDEFRVYQQQIKDNANTMAKELVGCGFKLVSGGTDNHLMLIDLSDREITGKDAEAALGFADITVNKNGVPFDKRSPFVTSGIRVGTPAITSRGFKEKEAIQVAKLIARVLDNVGNENIYAEVRHAVQLLTRQFPLYPDLVKRFED; this is encoded by the coding sequence ATGAAATTTCTCAAGAGCAGCGACCGTGAAATTTTTGACATCTTGCAAGAAGAAACCCTCCGTCAGGAACATGGCATTGAGTTGATTGCCAGCGAGAACTTTGTCTCGCAAGCCGTGATGGAAGCGACTGGTTCAACACTTACCAACAAATACGCCGAAGGGTATCCCGGCAAGCGCTATTACGGCGGTTGTCTTTCGGTTGATAAAGCGGAAAACCTTGCTATCGAGCGGGCAAAAAAGCTCTTTGGTGTCGAGTACGTGAACGTCCAGCCTCATTCCGGATCGCAAGCCAATATGGCCGCCTACATGGCCGTGGCCGAAGCAGGCGACACCATTCTGGGGATGAATCTGGCGCATGGTGGTCACCTTACCCACGGTAGCCCTGTGAATTTTTCTGGTAAACTCTATAACATCGTGGCGTATGGCGTGACCCCCGACACCAACCTGATTGACTATGACGAAGTGCATCGCCTTGCCAAAGAACACAAACCGCGCATCATCGTTTGTGGCGCTTCCGCCTATCCACGGACACTTGATTTCCCAAAATTCCGCGCTATTGCCGATGAAGTCGGCGCAACCCTGATTGCCGATATCGCGCACATTGCTGGCATGGTTGCCACTGGACTCCATCCATCGCCCGTGGGCTACGCTCACATCATTACAACAACAACCCACAAAACCCTGCGTGGACCGCGTGGCGGAATGGTGATGACGAACGACGAAGAACTGGCAAAGAAAATCAACTCGCGCGTATTCCCCGGCATGCAAGGCGGCCCATTGATGCACGTCATCGCTGCCAAAGCCGTGGCGTTCAAAGAAGCCCTGAGCGATGAATTCCGCGTCTATCAGCAGCAGATCAAAGATAATGCCAATACGATGGCAAAAGAACTTGTCGGCTGCGGCTTCAAGCTCGTCAGCGGTGGCACCGATAATCACTTGATGTTGATTGATCTTTCGGATCGCGAAATCACCGGAAAAGACGCCGAAGCAGCGCTTGGATTTGCGGACATTACCGTCAATAAAAATGGAGTGCCGTTCGATAAGCGTAGCCCATTTGTAACCAGCGGTATTCGCGTTGGAACTCCAGCGATTACCAGCCGTGGCTTTAAAGAAAAAGAAGCGATTCAGGTTGCCAAGCTGATCGCGCGCGTACTTGATAACGTTGGAAACGAAAATATTTATGCCGAAGTGCGCCATGCCGTGCAACTCCTGACACGTCAGTTTCCACTCTATCCTGATCTCGTCAAACGTTTCGAGGACTAA
- the ribE gene encoding riboflavin synthase — translation MFTGIIQEVGTVALLQHHGGGARIHLSCQRITDSLAVGDSIAVNGVCLTAITFQPAGFQADIANETLRVTNLGSLRAGDKVNLERAMRADGRFDGHIVSGHIDTTAKIVRIVPDGSARMFRFRLQDPAAIRYCIERGSAAIDGISLTIFDLDDANGEFSISLIPHSQTLTTLPLRTVGDTVNVECDVIAKYVERLVQPNGTGSRAKVGLSLETLRQNGFA, via the coding sequence ATGTTTACCGGAATCATACAGGAAGTTGGCACCGTTGCCTTATTGCAACATCACGGCGGAGGGGCGCGCATTCACCTCTCTTGCCAACGCATTACAGACTCGCTGGCGGTCGGCGATAGTATTGCTGTGAACGGCGTGTGCCTGACCGCAATCACGTTTCAACCCGCAGGCTTTCAGGCAGATATTGCCAACGAAACCCTGCGCGTCACGAATCTTGGTTCGCTTCGGGCGGGCGATAAAGTCAATCTTGAGCGAGCAATGCGAGCGGATGGGCGGTTTGATGGACACATCGTTTCGGGGCATATCGACACCACCGCGAAGATTGTGCGCATTGTCCCTGACGGTTCGGCACGCATGTTCCGCTTTCGCTTGCAGGATCCAGCCGCTATCCGGTACTGCATTGAACGCGGATCAGCAGCAATTGACGGCATCAGCCTGACCATTTTTGATCTTGATGACGCCAACGGAGAATTTTCTATTTCGCTGATTCCGCACTCGCAGACGCTAACAACCTTGCCACTTCGCACGGTTGGCGATACGGTAAACGTCGAATGTGACGTGATTGCCAAATATGTTGAGCGACTGGTGCAACCAAACGGTACTGGTTCCCGCGCTAAAGTCGGGCTTTCGCTCGAAACACTGCGCCAAAATGGATTCGCATAG
- a CDS encoding PhoH family protein, whose protein sequence is MGQKYVLDTNVILLNPHAIYTFGDADVVIPIAVIEELDRFKKDMDQIGRHAREFSRILDDMRRQGSLHDGVNIDQEGNLGKLYVLLPSEESIKQLPVALRGDLADNYILATAMELDRKGDDVVFITQDTNLRIKADACGIPSMECETGKVDIDELYSGAAEVFTNETVINTFYREGKIGIDALDLENDPYDNQFFMLQNSANPANTALGRYSQAFREVRKIFSEYGDEGIWGLQPRNREQRYAFDLLLDDSIKLVTLVGIAGTGKTLLAIAAGLLKVADESKYKKLLVSRPVFPMGKDLGYLPGSLKEKLHPWMAPIYDNVDFLIGSPESSISRRGYEELLEQNVMEIEALTYIRGRSLPFQYLIVDEAQNLTPHEIKTIITRAGQGTKVVFTGDPYQIDNPYVDSSSNGLSYIVERFKGQAIAGHVTLRKGERSELAELAANIL, encoded by the coding sequence ATGGGTCAGAAATATGTATTGGATACAAACGTTATACTTCTTAATCCCCACGCAATTTACACCTTCGGCGATGCCGATGTCGTTATTCCAATTGCTGTTATCGAAGAGCTTGACCGCTTTAAGAAGGATATGGATCAAATCGGCCGCCATGCGCGCGAATTCAGCCGCATCCTTGATGACATGCGGCGCCAGGGGAGCCTGCACGATGGCGTCAACATTGATCAAGAGGGAAACCTCGGCAAACTCTACGTGCTCCTCCCATCTGAAGAAAGCATCAAACAGCTTCCCGTAGCCCTGCGTGGCGATCTTGCCGATAACTACATTCTTGCCACGGCGATGGAACTCGACCGCAAAGGTGATGATGTCGTATTCATCACACAAGATACCAACCTACGCATTAAAGCCGATGCCTGCGGCATCCCTTCCATGGAGTGTGAAACTGGCAAGGTTGATATAGATGAGCTTTACAGCGGCGCTGCCGAAGTTTTCACGAACGAAACCGTTATCAATACCTTCTATCGCGAGGGAAAAATTGGTATCGATGCACTCGATCTGGAAAACGACCCTTATGACAATCAATTTTTCATGCTGCAAAACAGCGCGAATCCAGCCAATACCGCACTTGGACGCTACTCACAAGCCTTTCGTGAAGTACGCAAGATATTCAGTGAGTATGGCGATGAGGGGATTTGGGGACTGCAACCGCGTAACCGCGAGCAGCGCTACGCCTTTGACCTTTTACTTGATGACTCTATCAAGCTGGTGACTCTTGTCGGCATTGCGGGCACAGGAAAAACCCTTCTTGCTATTGCGGCTGGCCTCCTAAAGGTCGCTGACGAAAGCAAATACAAAAAACTTCTTGTATCGCGCCCTGTGTTTCCTATGGGCAAAGACCTCGGTTACCTTCCAGGGAGCCTGAAAGAAAAACTCCATCCATGGATGGCACCTATTTACGACAACGTAGATTTCCTGATCGGCTCTCCTGAATCTTCAATAAGTCGTCGTGGTTATGAAGAACTTTTAGAGCAGAATGTCATGGAAATTGAGGCACTTACCTACATTCGCGGCAGAAGTCTCCCCTTCCAGTACTTGATTGTTGACGAGGCGCAAAACCTTACTCCGCACGAAATCAAAACGATCATTACGCGTGCCGGACAAGGGACAAAAGTTGTATTTACCGGCGACCCATATCAAATCGATAACCCGTATGTCGACTCTAGCTCAAATGGATTAAGCTATATTGTTGAACGCTTTAAAGGGCAAGCAATCGCTGGCCACGTTACCCTGCGTAAAGGAGAGAGGAGCGAGTTAGCAGAGCTAGCCGCCAATATCCTGTAG